In the Verrucomicrobiota bacterium genome, one interval contains:
- a CDS encoding TIM barrel protein, which produces MSYRLTLHPWAIFLTVLLGLGVHAAERGLANPFFAFDNGIGGIPEPEKVLKELGYDGLGSRGYKLLPQIKTYEAAGLKIFATYVRCDLDKTPSIDPALKDAVQELKGTDMIFWLTVAGKKRGQDDDKAVAVIREFADQVAVGGLRVAIYPHAGDYTSVAADALRFIKRIDRKNVGISINLCHELRGGQGPELSKTIREALPYLMLVSVNGAEPLMPGYGWEQLIQPLGKGSYDVLGFLRELKTVGYRGPIGLQCYNVKGDKVENLKQSIRAWKEYSASLAAEAGGK; this is translated from the coding sequence ATGTCTTACCGACTCACTTTACATCCTTGGGCTATTTTCCTAACCGTGTTGCTAGGCTTGGGAGTTCACGCGGCCGAACGCGGTTTGGCCAATCCGTTTTTTGCCTTTGATAACGGCATCGGTGGCATCCCGGAACCGGAGAAAGTGTTGAAAGAACTGGGCTATGACGGACTGGGTTCCCGTGGCTACAAGTTGCTGCCGCAAATTAAAACGTACGAGGCCGCCGGTCTGAAAATCTTTGCCACCTATGTGCGGTGTGATCTCGATAAAACACCATCCATTGATCCCGCCCTCAAGGACGCGGTTCAGGAACTCAAGGGAACCGACATGATTTTCTGGCTCACGGTGGCGGGTAAAAAACGCGGGCAGGATGATGACAAAGCGGTGGCGGTTATTCGCGAGTTTGCCGACCAGGTGGCCGTGGGTGGGTTGCGGGTGGCGATATATCCTCATGCGGGTGATTATACGTCCGTCGCTGCGGATGCGCTGCGTTTTATAAAACGCATTGACCGGAAAAACGTGGGGATATCCATCAACCTGTGCCATGAATTACGCGGTGGCCAGGGGCCTGAACTCTCCAAAACCATTCGTGAGGCGCTGCCTTACCTGATGCTGGTTTCCGTCAATGGAGCGGAGCCGCTGATGCCCGGCTATGGTTGGGAACAACTCATTCAGCCGTTGGGCAAGGGGTCGTACGATGTCCTGGGTTTCCTCCGGGAATTGAAGACGGTGGGATATCGCGGTCCCATCGGACTGCAATGTTACAACGTCAAGGGTGACAAGGTGGAAAACCTCAAGCAATCCATCCGGGCCTGGAAGGAATATTCCGCAAGCCTGGCTGCTGAAGCGGGTGGCAAATAA
- a CDS encoding Gfo/Idh/MocA family oxidoreductase, translating to MKTQSDSNPVSRRSFLKTAAVLAAAPMVVPASVIGADGKTPPSERIIMAGIGIGGRGGFDLQCLMREPDTQFIANCDVRADRRNSVKTVIDQHYGSKDCVSYRDFRELLARKDIDAVLIATSDRWHAMLGSYAMKAGKDVYCEKPCSMDIGQSRGLMETMKQYGRVFQAGTQRRSEENFVFIIQLARQGYLGKLHTLTAHIVHGFAPHKWHPEEPEPSKDEVDWDMWLGPVPWHPYNAAYLKERGKHADTWTGGLGEWGAHTYDLCQWANDTVYTSPIEYVFPNNDTSEGLIAHYANGVKMLNTKFGFPGTCGVRFEGSEGKAECSDGNAPDVHPKSLLGLRKQIIQQYVAQSQRSLNHYRDFLDCVKNRRPAIANAEVAHYAHTICHVGGICMKLQRNVKWDPAKEEFLGDEEANRMRSQSPREPWRI from the coding sequence ATGAAGACTCAATCAGACTCCAATCCTGTTTCACGTCGTTCGTTTCTAAAAACCGCCGCTGTGCTGGCCGCCGCCCCGATGGTGGTGCCCGCCTCGGTCATTGGCGCGGACGGTAAAACGCCGCCCAGCGAACGGATTATCATGGCGGGCATCGGCATCGGTGGACGCGGCGGGTTTGACCTGCAATGCCTGATGCGGGAACCGGACACCCAGTTTATCGCCAACTGCGATGTGCGCGCGGATCGCCGCAATTCCGTCAAGACCGTGATAGACCAGCATTACGGCAGTAAGGATTGCGTCAGCTACCGCGATTTCCGCGAACTCCTGGCGCGCAAGGACATTGACGCGGTGCTCATTGCCACCAGCGACCGCTGGCACGCCATGCTGGGCAGTTATGCGATGAAAGCCGGCAAAGATGTGTATTGCGAAAAGCCGTGTTCCATGGACATCGGCCAAAGTCGCGGGTTGATGGAAACCATGAAGCAGTACGGACGCGTCTTTCAGGCCGGCACCCAGCGACGTTCCGAGGAAAACTTTGTATTCATCATTCAACTCGCCCGGCAGGGGTACTTGGGCAAATTGCATACCCTCACGGCCCACATTGTCCATGGGTTCGCGCCGCATAAGTGGCATCCGGAAGAACCGGAACCCTCCAAGGACGAGGTGGATTGGGATATGTGGTTGGGGCCGGTGCCGTGGCATCCCTACAATGCCGCATACTTGAAGGAGCGCGGCAAGCACGCGGATACCTGGACGGGCGGTCTCGGCGAATGGGGAGCGCACACGTATGATCTCTGTCAGTGGGCCAATGATACCGTCTATACCTCGCCTATCGAGTATGTGTTCCCGAACAACGACACGAGCGAGGGGCTCATCGCCCATTATGCCAACGGGGTCAAAATGTTGAATACCAAGTTTGGTTTCCCCGGCACTTGTGGCGTCCGGTTTGAAGGCAGTGAAGGCAAGGCCGAGTGTTCCGACGGCAATGCGCCGGACGTACACCCAAAATCTCTGCTCGGCCTGCGCAAGCAGATTATCCAGCAATACGTCGCGCAATCCCAGCGCTCGCTGAACCATTACCGGGATTTTCTGGATTGCGTGAAAAACCGGCGGCCCGCCATCGCGAACGCTGAGGTGGCGCATTACGCGCACACCATTTGCCACGTGGGCGGCATCTGCATGAAACTCCAGCGCAATGTAAAATGGGATCCGGCCAAGGAAGAATTCCTCGGCGATGAAGAAGCCAACCGGATGCGGTCTCAGTCGCCGCGCGAACCGTGGCGGATTTAA
- a CDS encoding DUF433 domain-containing protein, producing MSLMDRITVEPGKCGERPCIRGLRIRVKDILEMLADSATPAEILQDFPDLEAEDIKAALLYAASGSDHLVVKAA from the coding sequence ATGAGTCTAATGGACCGCATAACTGTGGAACCGGGGAAATGTGGCGAGCGTCCGTGCATTCGGGGGTTGCGCATCCGCGTGAAGGATATCCTTGAAATGCTGGCCGATAGCGCCACGCCGGCGGAAATTCTCCAGGATTTTCCCGATCTTGAGGCGGAGGATATCAAGGCGGCGTTGCTTTACGCCGCGAGTGGAAGCGACCATCTCGTCGTCAAGGCTGCGTGA
- a CDS encoding DUF5615 family PIN-like protein produces the protein MKILVDEQLPPGLAHWLREQGCAAAHVREVQLQSSTDVVVWQHAAQTGATIITKDEDFVNLWLKAAKAVPVVWVRIGNCTNKALLQWFAPLWPEIRRRMEAGEMFIEIVR, from the coding sequence GTGAAGATCCTCGTGGATGAACAGTTGCCGCCCGGCTTGGCTCACTGGCTTCGGGAGCAAGGGTGTGCGGCGGCACATGTGCGGGAGGTCCAGCTTCAGAGTTCCACCGATGTCGTGGTCTGGCAGCACGCGGCACAGACGGGTGCCACGATTATCACGAAGGATGAGGATTTCGTAAACCTGTGGCTGAAGGCCGCCAAAGCGGTTCCCGTCGTTTGGGTGCGAATAGGTAATTGTACCAACAAGGCTTTGCTGCAATGGTTCGCGCCGCTTTGGCCTGAGATTCGCCGACGGATGGAAGCCGGCGAAATGTTCATCGAAATTGTGCGGTGA
- a CDS encoding HEAT repeat domain-containing protein, translating into MKNIHLSHLTLVIALGAVLCATSLLAASKAEEEQQQISILKADGPLFDKDVACRRLAVIGTKESVPALATLLTHERLSHLARVALEKIPDASADDALRAALGKTQGRLLVGVLGSVGNRQDAKAVSQIVALLGNADDEVAAAAAFALGKISGATASQALQDALAKAPEKRVSALAEGSFWCAKNLAAHGKKEAAISLYGFVRQANVPKYIAAAAARNLVLLQGQDGAALLGEMVRSNEQEMLNAALLAAREVPGAKITKALMSELDKLPGAQQALVLAVLGDRRDPVALPVVRDLAKRGESAARVAALKVLGQMGDASVVPVLFDAATDADSVVSKAASETLAVLPGKEADTAIAEMVSKGGERSRQAAIEAVAQRRVTLANAAMVTIVAGENAVLTKAALKALNETGSANEVPGLLACLLKTGDKSLMEAVEVCIQNIATRISDKAPLARQFLTPLATADLLHKNSLLRLLASAGGSDALKAVKLASQDANAEIQMVGFRSLCDWPDLEAAPDLLELARNAPQASRKILALRGFIRLAGSTDVAADKKLAMCKDAASLAQRNEEKKLLLGALGTVASLDALNMALSYLEVNATKAEACLAAVSIGEQLVGKQPAQVSGAMKKVQKATEDRRLKRRIQSLLDQTTKN; encoded by the coding sequence ATGAAAAACATCCATTTGTCTCACCTCACGTTGGTCATCGCGCTTGGCGCGGTTCTGTGTGCGACCTCGCTCCTGGCTGCCTCCAAGGCGGAGGAGGAACAGCAGCAGATCTCCATTCTCAAAGCGGACGGGCCGCTGTTTGATAAAGATGTGGCTTGCCGCCGGTTGGCGGTCATCGGCACGAAAGAATCCGTTCCGGCGTTGGCGACGTTGTTGACGCACGAACGCCTGTCGCATCTGGCCCGCGTGGCTTTGGAAAAGATTCCCGATGCTTCAGCGGATGACGCATTGCGGGCAGCGCTGGGTAAAACCCAAGGGCGTTTGTTAGTTGGAGTGCTTGGTTCTGTGGGCAACCGCCAGGATGCAAAAGCCGTTTCGCAAATCGTCGCATTATTGGGCAATGCCGACGATGAAGTGGCTGCTGCTGCCGCGTTTGCACTTGGCAAAATCAGTGGTGCCACCGCCAGTCAGGCGTTACAGGATGCGTTGGCCAAAGCGCCGGAGAAGCGGGTTTCCGCGTTGGCTGAAGGCAGTTTTTGGTGCGCCAAGAATCTGGCGGCCCACGGAAAGAAAGAGGCGGCCATCAGCCTCTATGGGTTTGTGCGGCAGGCCAACGTGCCGAAGTACATCGCTGCTGCCGCTGCGCGCAATCTCGTGTTGCTGCAAGGTCAGGACGGCGCGGCGTTGCTTGGGGAGATGGTGCGCAGCAACGAGCAGGAAATGTTAAATGCCGCGTTGTTGGCCGCGCGCGAAGTGCCGGGCGCAAAGATCACGAAGGCGCTGATGAGCGAACTGGATAAATTGCCAGGAGCGCAGCAGGCGTTGGTGCTGGCGGTGCTGGGGGATCGCCGCGATCCAGTCGCCTTGCCCGTCGTGCGCGATCTTGCCAAGCGTGGGGAATCCGCCGCTCGCGTGGCGGCGCTGAAAGTACTGGGGCAGATGGGCGATGCCTCGGTGGTGCCGGTGCTATTCGATGCCGCCACCGATGCCGATAGCGTGGTGAGCAAAGCAGCCAGTGAGACTCTGGCGGTGTTGCCGGGCAAAGAGGCGGATACCGCCATTGCCGAGATGGTGTCCAAAGGCGGGGAACGCTCGCGCCAGGCGGCGATTGAGGCAGTGGCGCAGCGCCGGGTTACGCTGGCGAATGCGGCGATGGTCACGATTGTGGCTGGGGAGAATGCCGTGTTAACCAAAGCCGCACTCAAGGCGTTGAATGAAACGGGCAGTGCCAACGAAGTGCCCGGGTTGCTTGCCTGTCTGCTTAAGACAGGCGATAAAAGCCTCATGGAAGCGGTGGAAGTGTGCATTCAGAACATCGCCACCCGTATTTCTGACAAAGCACCGCTGGCTCGCCAATTTCTAACGCCGCTGGCGACTGCCGATCTGCTCCACAAAAATTCCTTGCTGCGCTTGCTCGCTTCCGCGGGCGGCTCCGACGCTCTAAAGGCCGTGAAGTTGGCCTCGCAGGATGCCAATGCGGAAATTCAAATGGTTGGTTTCCGGTCCTTGTGTGACTGGCCGGACTTGGAAGCAGCGCCCGACCTGCTGGAACTGGCGCGTAATGCGCCTCAAGCCAGCCGGAAGATTCTCGCTTTGCGCGGTTTCATCCGGCTGGCTGGCAGCACCGACGTCGCGGCGGATAAAAAACTGGCGATGTGCAAAGATGCCGCGTCGCTCGCACAACGCAACGAGGAGAAAAAGCTCCTCTTGGGAGCTTTGGGCACGGTGGCGTCGCTGGACGCCCTGAATATGGCTTTAAGCTATCTCGAGGTCAATGCGACCAAAGCCGAAGCCTGCCTGGCAGCGGTGAGCATTGGTGAGCAACTCGTGGGGAAACAACCGGCACAAGTGTCAGGTGCCATGAAAAAGGTCCAGAAAGCCACGGAAGATCGGCGGCTGAAACGCCGCATTCAATCATTGCTGGACCAAACCACCAAAAACTGA